One region of Thiorhodovibrio frisius genomic DNA includes:
- a CDS encoding polysaccharide deacetylase family protein encodes MSLSPALASPSDPLSLVSVHDVMPETLTVIERTLETLSSLNVGPVTLLVVPGRDWSAADLTRLHALAQQGHELAAHGWRHQAERIGGLYHRLHALFLSRTVAEHLALDADGIMALLKRSQDWFIQQGFPPPALYVPPAWAMGAITRARLSAEGPFARYEVFGGIYEAATQEWRPTPMLGYEADTPARVLPLKLWNALNRRRARAAEVIRIGIHPHDLDYALAGDLKADLKRFDRCGDYAQRSPGG; translated from the coding sequence ATGAGCCTTAGCCCTGCCCTCGCCTCGCCTTCGGATCCTTTGAGCCTGGTGTCCGTGCATGATGTCATGCCGGAGACCCTGACGGTGATTGAGCGGACGCTGGAAACGCTTTCCAGCCTGAATGTCGGGCCGGTCACACTGCTGGTAGTTCCCGGTCGCGACTGGTCCGCTGCGGACCTGACCCGCCTGCATGCACTTGCCCAACAGGGCCATGAACTGGCGGCCCACGGCTGGCGCCACCAGGCGGAACGCATCGGTGGCCTCTATCACCGCTTGCATGCCTTGTTTCTTTCACGCACCGTTGCTGAGCATCTGGCGCTGGACGCTGATGGAATAATGGCATTACTCAAGCGCAGCCAAGATTGGTTCATTCAGCAGGGATTTCCGCCACCGGCACTCTATGTGCCACCTGCCTGGGCAATGGGCGCTATCACGCGCGCGCGCCTGAGTGCCGAGGGCCCCTTTGCCCGTTATGAAGTCTTCGGCGGCATTTACGAGGCGGCTACCCAGGAATGGCGACCCACCCCAATGCTGGGCTACGAGGCCGACACGCCCGCTCGCGTACTGCCATTAAAGCTATGGAATGCGCTCAATCGCCGCCGGGCACGCGCAGCCGAGGTCATCCGCATCGGCATCCATCCTCATGATCTGGACTATGCCCTCGCCGGTGATCTCAAGGCTGATCTCAAGCGTTTTGACCGCTGCGGTGATTATGCCCAGCGCTCGCCGGGCGGCTAA
- a CDS encoding glycosyltransferase translates to MLNSDSASTPQQSKAAPLRVAIFSDAAPERNGVGAYYRDLAEHLRSAGVLAQIVSPRYRNGRWYGGFAVPLPGDRTQKFMLPSPLMIRRRLKRINPDAIIIPTPGPYGMLGLLFGKRHKARIIVGFHTHFERLAAMNQDWSARAPSSQWYLNSCNRKLFHDSQLVLANSREMVDIARRIGAEHVGLMGTSIPRRFIQQPPKPLQGSLSRILFAGRLAPEKNLETVVQAAEALPHMQFLVAGEGPMRPWLEGEAQRLKNLELLGWVHRQKMLPIIDSVDALVLPSTVESFGTIALEAMARARLVVVSSHCGILSWDALNRGLFQIEPQQTLAEVLHHIAEMDPKERSRKAEIARTAATNINSANLNHWLEILRDGRLTGIDATS, encoded by the coding sequence ATGCTGAATTCCGACAGCGCATCCACCCCACAGCAATCTAAAGCGGCACCGCTGCGCGTTGCCATCTTCTCGGATGCCGCCCCCGAACGTAATGGCGTCGGTGCCTATTATCGTGATCTTGCCGAACATCTGCGCAGCGCCGGGGTGCTGGCGCAGATCGTCTCTCCGCGCTATCGTAACGGGCGCTGGTATGGCGGTTTTGCGGTTCCGCTGCCGGGTGACCGCACTCAAAAGTTCATGCTGCCCTCGCCCCTGATGATTCGCCGACGGCTCAAGCGCATCAACCCCGATGCCATTATCATTCCCACGCCCGGCCCTTACGGCATGCTTGGGCTGCTGTTTGGAAAAAGGCACAAGGCGCGCATCATTGTCGGCTTCCATACCCATTTCGAGCGCCTCGCGGCCATGAATCAGGACTGGTCCGCGCGCGCACCCAGTTCGCAGTGGTATCTGAACAGCTGCAACCGCAAGCTGTTTCACGACAGCCAGCTTGTGCTTGCCAACTCACGGGAGATGGTCGACATTGCCCGGCGCATCGGCGCCGAGCATGTCGGACTCATGGGCACATCGATTCCCCGACGTTTTATCCAGCAGCCGCCCAAGCCTTTGCAAGGAAGCCTTAGCCGAATCCTTTTTGCGGGACGCCTTGCCCCCGAAAAAAATCTCGAAACTGTGGTCCAGGCCGCCGAGGCACTGCCGCACATGCAATTTCTGGTAGCCGGTGAGGGCCCCATGCGCCCCTGGCTGGAAGGCGAGGCACAGCGGCTCAAGAATCTCGAACTTCTCGGCTGGGTCCATCGCCAGAAGATGCTCCCAATCATCGACAGCGTCGATGCCCTGGTGCTGCCCTCCACGGTTGAGTCCTTTGGCACCATTGCGCTGGAGGCTATGGCCCGAGCGCGCCTGGTGGTGGTGTCATCACACTGCGGCATATTGAGCTGGGATGCGCTCAACCGCGGGCTGTTTCAGATCGAACCACAGCAGACGCTGGCCGAGGTGCTGCACCACATCGCCGAGATGGATCCAAAGGAACGCAGCCGCAAAGCCGAGATTGCCCGCACAGCCGCAACCAACATCAACTCAGCCAATCTCAACCACTGGCTTGAGATTCTGCGCGATGGCCGTCTGACCGGGATCGATGCAACCTCTTAG
- a CDS encoding PqiC family protein yields MRRAQVRWLARALALMVACLWLLGGCASSPPSAFYTLTAMAESPAGENRAIQGGQLAVGLGPVTFPRFLDRPQVVQRQGGNQLSVDEFHRWGGSLDDDFLRVFSENLAQLLQTSRVVVFPSELRMRLDFRVMAEVVAFEAGPSNQALLKVRWAVIDPFSEQVLSMREDSYRQSLPADAGVSQQVAGLSAALADFSRDVADELRRLPKPKPKPNQTEQAAT; encoded by the coding sequence GTGAGGCGAGCGCAAGTCCGATGGTTAGCACGCGCACTGGCCTTGATGGTCGCGTGCCTGTGGTTGCTTGGGGGCTGTGCCAGCTCACCGCCCTCAGCGTTTTATACCCTGACGGCGATGGCCGAGAGCCCAGCCGGAGAAAACCGGGCGATTCAGGGCGGACAGCTCGCGGTCGGCCTTGGGCCGGTGACTTTTCCGCGCTTTCTCGATCGCCCGCAAGTGGTCCAACGCCAGGGTGGTAATCAACTCAGCGTGGATGAATTCCATCGCTGGGGTGGGAGCCTGGATGACGATTTTCTGCGGGTGTTCTCGGAGAATCTGGCCCAGCTGCTCCAGACCAGCCGCGTTGTGGTGTTTCCGAGCGAGCTGCGCATGCGGCTCGATTTTCGCGTGATGGCCGAGGTGGTGGCGTTCGAGGCTGGCCCCTCTAACCAGGCCCTGCTTAAGGTGCGCTGGGCTGTGATCGATCCTTTCTCGGAGCAGGTGCTGAGCATGCGCGAGGACAGCTATCGCCAGAGCCTTCCCGCCGATGCTGGCGTGTCCCAACAGGTCGCGGGCTTGAGTGCCGCTCTGGCGGATTTTAGTCGCGATGTTGCCGACGAACTTCGGCGTCTGCCAAAGCCAAAACCGAAACCAAACCAGACAGAGCAGGCAGCGACTTAG
- a CDS encoding PqiB family protein: MTQPKSQDAQTQSSDAGPALAEARVVKRERLSLVWLVPLVAVVIGAWLAYHAISQRGPTITIEFDSASGLLAGKTKVKFKDVVIGQVTAIALSENLEKVLVTAELTPDSGHYLTHKTRFWVARPRVTPSQITGLETLLSGAYVAIDPVIDGESARHFVGLKDPPVITTSQPGLQFSLRASSLGSLNLGSPVYYRHIQVGQVVNYRLDDDGGGVTIEIFIAEPYHDLVYSNTRFWNASGFDVRMTADGVVVDSESVISMLIGGVGFDTLDTLDDKGTQASDGQYFPLYANRKQAYERAYLNKKRYVLLFDGSVRGLSVNAPVLVRGIQVGQVLDIQLEFDPSRIDFQIPVLIEIEPERVNELDPQGDATLEQTQQPLTTTSDQSLLRAMVANGLRAQLKTGSLLTGQLYVEFDLHPDAPPVEIGQRQGYPVLPTLPTDAEAMATKANRILTEVEAIPFRRIGEDLSAILAGVRTLVDSTQLRDALTQVDQLLDHLVRLSAMADRQLSPELLGLITEAQGSFKNFNAQFAPGAPMSAEALRSLQEFQSVARSVGDLADYLERHPEALLRGKGGVR, from the coding sequence CGGTGGTTATCGGTGCCTGGCTGGCCTATCACGCCATCAGCCAGCGCGGCCCGACCATCACCATTGAGTTCGACTCCGCCAGTGGTTTGCTGGCGGGTAAGACCAAGGTCAAGTTCAAAGACGTTGTGATCGGTCAGGTGACGGCCATTGCACTGTCCGAGAATCTGGAAAAGGTCCTGGTCACCGCCGAACTCACACCAGACTCTGGTCACTACCTGACGCATAAGACCCGCTTTTGGGTCGCCAGGCCGCGGGTGACACCCAGCCAGATCACCGGGCTCGAGACCCTGCTCTCGGGTGCCTATGTGGCGATCGACCCGGTGATTGACGGCGAGTCGGCGCGGCATTTTGTCGGACTCAAAGACCCGCCGGTCATCACGACCTCTCAGCCTGGCTTGCAGTTCTCGTTGCGCGCCTCATCTCTGGGGTCGCTGAATCTGGGCTCTCCGGTCTACTATCGCCACATTCAGGTCGGGCAGGTGGTGAATTATCGTCTGGATGACGACGGGGGCGGCGTCACTATTGAAATCTTCATCGCTGAGCCATACCACGATCTGGTTTATTCAAATACAAGATTTTGGAATGCCAGTGGCTTCGATGTGCGCATGACTGCCGATGGTGTCGTTGTGGATAGCGAATCTGTGATCTCCATGCTGATCGGCGGCGTCGGTTTCGATACCCTAGACACGCTGGATGATAAAGGGACTCAGGCCAGTGACGGGCAGTATTTTCCGCTCTATGCCAACCGTAAGCAGGCGTATGAACGCGCCTATTTGAACAAAAAGCGCTATGTGCTGCTGTTCGACGGTTCGGTGCGTGGGCTCTCGGTAAACGCGCCGGTGTTGGTGCGCGGTATCCAGGTGGGGCAGGTGCTGGACATTCAGCTTGAGTTCGATCCCAGTCGAATCGATTTTCAGATTCCGGTGTTGATCGAAATTGAACCGGAGCGGGTGAATGAACTCGATCCTCAGGGCGATGCGACTCTTGAGCAGACGCAGCAGCCCCTTACAACGACCTCGGATCAGTCGCTATTGCGGGCAATGGTGGCCAATGGCCTGCGCGCGCAGCTGAAGACCGGTAGCCTGCTGACCGGGCAATTGTATGTCGAATTTGATCTGCATCCGGATGCTCCGCCGGTGGAGATTGGTCAGCGTCAAGGCTATCCGGTGTTGCCAACGCTGCCCACAGATGCCGAGGCGATGGCTACCAAGGCCAATCGCATTCTGACTGAGGTCGAGGCCATCCCTTTCAGGCGCATTGGCGAGGATCTCTCGGCCATTCTGGCCGGTGTGCGCACTCTGGTGGACTCCACTCAGCTGCGCGATGCCTTGACGCAGGTCGATCAGCTTCTGGATCATCTGGTGCGCTTGAGCGCTATGGCTGATCGGCAGCTTTCGCCAGAGCTTCTGGGGCTGATCACTGAAGCCCAGGGGTCGTTTAAGAATTTTAATGCGCAGTTTGCGCCCGGTGCACCCATGAGCGCCGAGGCCCTGCGTTCCCTGCAAGAGTTTCAGTCCGTGGCCCGGTCTGTGGGAGATCTGGCGGATTACCTCGAACGCCATCCCGAGGCACTGCTGAGAGGAAAAGGAGGAGTCAGGTGA
- a CDS encoding sulfotransferase: MLKLFLLTSKRFVSLAIQSFARHPAIDNGSLRLRARRRLVMIGFLPFLALVLAIHWLGFLLDEIFFRGYRKVPIREPLFVLGVPRSGTTNLHRVLARDEQFTTFSTWESLFALSVSARKFWLGLARLDRSLGGHLARLLAWMEKHGFAAMDDVHPMTLSAPEEDYFALLPILSCFILALPLPFNERLWDIGQFDRRIPADEQEAILAYYRLCLQKHLYVHGPDKRLLSKNAAFAPLAGGLSRTFPDARFLICLREPERTLPSQLSSIGSGLEFFGTSARSPWVRDRFIEQLRFYYLNLAAQLGQTPPERCVWIGMNALRKNLHSALTDAYRQLGLPMSDTFAAILEQESEASRRYRSGHRYALAHFGLNAAELARAFADVHAEPRLAAILPPPATNAAPC; encoded by the coding sequence ATGCTCAAACTCTTCCTCCTCACATCGAAGCGCTTTGTCAGCCTGGCCATCCAGAGCTTTGCTCGCCATCCGGCAATCGACAACGGATCACTTCGGCTCCGCGCGCGTCGACGCCTGGTGATGATTGGCTTTCTGCCTTTTCTCGCCCTAGTGCTCGCCATCCATTGGCTGGGCTTTCTGCTCGATGAGATCTTCTTTCGCGGTTACCGGAAGGTTCCAATTCGCGAGCCACTTTTCGTACTTGGCGTGCCGCGCAGCGGGACCACCAATCTGCATCGGGTCCTGGCCCGGGATGAGCAATTCACCACCTTCAGCACCTGGGAGAGTCTCTTTGCACTCTCGGTTAGCGCGCGCAAGTTCTGGCTGGGGCTGGCGCGACTCGACCGCTCCCTGGGCGGCCACCTCGCCCGTCTGCTCGCATGGATGGAAAAACATGGCTTCGCCGCCATGGACGATGTGCACCCCATGACACTGAGCGCACCAGAGGAAGATTATTTTGCCCTGCTGCCAATTCTCTCCTGCTTCATCCTGGCGCTGCCCCTCCCTTTCAATGAGCGCCTGTGGGACATCGGACAATTCGACCGGCGCATTCCAGCCGACGAACAGGAGGCGATACTCGCATATTACCGCCTCTGCCTGCAGAAGCACCTCTACGTTCACGGCCCGGACAAACGCCTGCTGTCCAAAAATGCCGCCTTCGCGCCCTTGGCGGGTGGACTCAGCCGCACCTTTCCAGATGCTCGCTTTTTAATTTGTCTGCGCGAACCCGAGCGCACCCTGCCCTCGCAGCTCAGCTCTATTGGTTCGGGTCTTGAGTTCTTCGGCACGAGCGCGCGCAGCCCCTGGGTGCGAGATCGGTTCATCGAACAGCTGCGGTTTTATTACCTGAACCTGGCGGCCCAATTGGGACAAACACCGCCCGAGCGCTGTGTCTGGATCGGTATGAATGCCCTGCGCAAGAATCTCCACAGCGCGCTGACCGACGCCTACCGACAGCTTGGACTGCCGATGTCCGATACCTTCGCCGCCATCCTGGAGCAAGAATCCGAGGCGAGCCGTCGCTATCGCAGCGGACATCGTTATGCACTCGCACATTTCGGGCTGAATGCGGCCGAGCTTGCCCGCGCCTTTGCCGATGTCCATGCCGAACCCCGGCTGGCTGCGATTCTGCCGCCACCAGCGACGAACGCAGCCCCATGCTGA